In the Paenibacillus sp. FSL H7-0357 genome, one interval contains:
- a CDS encoding M56 family metallopeptidase, which produces MNVIYSLFADFLDDTLAASLVILVVIAIHAILQKVISARVRYLLWLLVIIRMLLPVIPDSPLSMFHVLQYGEGIKSALTGQAADTAPLPNLQAAAPSNQGLDSDSDPQSGTPGTGDSINAGHLQQADGQAPGGRHSSAAGIYSPWLKAAAIIWFGGAVFLFLNGLGIMSRQLRGRKRLRRVTDPRPIAVLEDALNRFGVKRKIPLYTGSRAKSPFLSGVFRPWIYVPELALQELTSPQLLHILAHELAHYKRRDTLWNLLGSAAAAIHWPNPLSWLGLHKMKTDRELACDAYVLDVLGEEEAAAYGLTLVEFLKQFSKGRTDREVLYFFGSQHRQQITRRVSMIHSFKKGSYRISAAAVLLLILLSLVTLTNASGDSKTDNTAVNDDLINLYKNRNYNRLDRAVEEAGFAFQAPSVLPPDFILERAYLAVTLPEAAAATASSEDNEIDQVTLYYERYDGDTHTGQFSLEAYKDSSVEQIYTAVELEESSSGDGGPPLPVDRKPTTIGGINAIHVNVHVNQYVQKLFYIWERDGIVYKLYIGSGTLSQQEIASLMASIKYPDEQMKRSFVNEKFFNVDVIDVKDLRMVADIIGFMPKFPMEVSGFHMHTAMLTTSSVFSDPPDEQGRSGIVFQTGYFNLGAEKTRGFRSFSFLQMQNQGLYETFKSKGQIILYRIDGEKFAVPLTIAHVNGQEVLVTEPYKIDGELSKPTEPDFLSYFWQDQGIIYEVGFTGVPTLEDQRTIVSSFMEAPAADIDKLAAAAAQAH; this is translated from the coding sequence ATGAATGTGATCTACAGCCTGTTTGCCGATTTCCTGGATGATACACTAGCCGCGAGCCTGGTGATTCTGGTTGTAATCGCAATTCATGCCATCCTGCAAAAGGTCATCAGCGCCAGGGTCCGTTACCTGCTGTGGCTGCTGGTCATTATCCGAATGCTGCTTCCGGTGATCCCGGACAGTCCGCTCAGCATGTTCCATGTGCTTCAGTATGGAGAAGGAATAAAGAGCGCGCTCACGGGACAGGCCGCTGATACAGCCCCATTGCCGAATCTGCAAGCTGCTGCTCCAAGCAATCAGGGGCTGGACTCTGATTCTGATCCGCAATCAGGCACTCCCGGAACCGGAGACAGCATTAATGCGGGACACCTACAACAAGCGGACGGGCAGGCGCCGGGTGGCCGACATTCCAGTGCTGCTGGTATCTACTCTCCCTGGCTGAAGGCCGCTGCTATAATCTGGTTCGGCGGCGCAGTCTTTCTTTTCCTGAACGGACTTGGCATCATGAGCAGGCAGCTCCGCGGGCGGAAGCGGCTGAGACGGGTTACTGATCCCCGGCCAATTGCGGTGCTTGAGGACGCTCTGAACCGGTTCGGAGTGAAAAGAAAGATTCCGCTCTACACCGGCTCCCGGGCCAAAAGCCCTTTCCTGAGCGGCGTGTTCCGTCCTTGGATATACGTCCCAGAACTGGCGCTTCAGGAGTTAACCTCACCGCAGCTGCTGCACATTCTGGCCCATGAGCTTGCTCACTATAAACGCCGGGATACCCTGTGGAATCTGCTGGGCAGTGCGGCCGCGGCTATTCATTGGCCCAATCCTTTATCTTGGCTCGGACTGCACAAAATGAAAACCGACCGGGAGCTGGCCTGTGACGCATACGTATTGGATGTGCTGGGAGAAGAAGAAGCTGCGGCGTACGGATTAACGCTCGTTGAATTTCTCAAGCAGTTTTCTAAAGGACGGACCGACCGCGAAGTGCTTTATTTCTTCGGATCGCAGCACCGTCAGCAGATTACAAGGAGGGTCTCTATGATTCACTCATTTAAAAAAGGCTCGTACCGGATATCAGCGGCAGCCGTGCTGCTCCTGATTCTGCTGAGCTTGGTGACACTAACGAATGCCTCAGGCGATTCAAAAACTGACAACACAGCTGTTAACGATGATTTAATCAATCTGTACAAGAATAGAAATTATAATCGCCTGGACAGAGCCGTGGAGGAAGCGGGTTTTGCCTTCCAGGCCCCGTCTGTGCTGCCCCCGGATTTCATTCTGGAGAGGGCTTACCTTGCAGTCACTCTGCCCGAAGCTGCAGCTGCTACTGCGTCGTCAGAGGATAACGAGATTGATCAAGTTACTCTCTATTATGAACGGTACGACGGGGATACCCACACCGGGCAATTTTCGTTGGAGGCTTACAAGGACAGCAGCGTTGAGCAGATTTATACGGCTGTTGAACTTGAAGAATCCTCGAGTGGCGACGGCGGGCCCCCTCTTCCGGTTGACCGGAAACCCACTACCATTGGCGGTATAAACGCAATCCATGTCAATGTGCATGTCAATCAGTATGTACAGAAATTATTCTATATTTGGGAGCGGGATGGGATTGTATATAAACTATATATAGGCAGTGGTACCCTATCACAGCAAGAAATCGCTTCACTCATGGCCTCCATCAAATATCCGGATGAACAAATGAAACGCAGCTTCGTGAATGAAAAGTTTTTTAATGTAGATGTCATCGATGTGAAGGATTTACGGATGGTGGCTGATATTATCGGTTTTATGCCTAAGTTCCCTATGGAAGTGTCCGGCTTTCACATGCATACGGCCATGCTTACCACAAGCAGCGTATTCAGTGATCCTCCAGACGAACAGGGAAGATCCGGAATAGTTTTTCAAACTGGATACTTCAATCTGGGTGCTGAAAAAACGAGAGGCTTCAGGTCGTTCAGCTTTTTGCAAATGCAGAATCAAGGCTTATATGAAACCTTCAAATCGAAAGGACAGATCATTCTTTACCGGATTGACGGAGAAAAGTTTGCCGTTCCCCTTACCATCGCTCATGTAAATGGACAAGAGGTGCTGGTTACGGAGCCTTACAAAATCGACGGAGAGCTAAGCAAGCCTACCGAGCCGGATTTCCTCAGTTATTTCTGGCAGGATCAAGGCATAATCTATGAAGTGGGGTTCACCGGCGTACCAACGCTTGAGGATCAGCGGACCATTGTCTCTTCATTCATGGAAGCCCCTGCTGCAGACATTGATAAATTGGCCGCAGCAGCGGCGCAGGCTCATTAA
- a CDS encoding LLM class flavin-dependent oxidoreductase → MKQLRDIPISVLDLAPIKEGSTAADSFHNTLDLARHAEEWGYKRYWLAEHHNMTGIASSATSLVISHVAAGTRSIRVGSGGIMLSNHAPLMIAEQFGTLESLYPGRIDLGLGRAPGSDQAASRALRRGLGSDGSEFPEQLSELRAYFDPNGAGSRPLGVRAVPGEGLNIPIWLLGSSGFSAQLAGQLGLPFAFASHFAPDYLLPALQLYRSSFKPSAALSKPHVMVGLGATAADTLVEARRLATSQQQQFLNIIRGRTGMLQPPVDSMDGLWSMQEKAILQNKQNYSIAGDPSALQERLLQIVEETDADEFIIASQIFDHSAQLHSYELIAQLFKEN, encoded by the coding sequence GTGAAGCAACTGCGGGACATTCCCATCTCCGTGCTGGATCTCGCTCCGATTAAAGAGGGCAGTACAGCAGCGGATTCATTTCATAACACACTGGATTTGGCCCGTCATGCCGAAGAGTGGGGCTATAAGCGCTACTGGCTGGCGGAACATCATAATATGACTGGCATCGCCAGCTCCGCCACTTCGCTTGTCATCAGTCATGTGGCCGCTGGTACACGCAGTATCCGCGTAGGCTCCGGAGGCATCATGCTCTCCAACCATGCGCCGCTCATGATTGCGGAGCAATTCGGCACACTGGAGTCCCTGTATCCTGGACGCATAGATCTGGGGCTGGGAAGAGCTCCGGGCTCTGACCAGGCAGCCTCCAGAGCGCTGCGGCGCGGCCTGGGCAGCGACGGCAGCGAATTCCCCGAGCAGCTGAGCGAGCTCCGGGCTTACTTTGATCCAAACGGCGCAGGCTCGCGGCCGCTCGGAGTGCGCGCTGTTCCCGGCGAAGGCCTGAACATTCCGATCTGGCTGCTGGGTTCGAGCGGCTTCAGCGCCCAACTGGCGGGGCAGCTAGGCTTGCCGTTCGCTTTTGCCAGCCACTTTGCACCGGATTATCTGCTGCCTGCCCTGCAACTGTACCGCAGCAGCTTCAAGCCATCGGCTGCCCTGTCCAAGCCTCATGTCATGGTCGGGCTTGGAGCTACCGCCGCTGACACCCTAGTGGAAGCCCGAAGACTTGCCACCTCTCAGCAGCAGCAATTTCTGAACATTATCCGTGGACGCACCGGCATGCTCCAGCCTCCGGTAGACAGCATGGACGGACTCTGGTCCATGCAGGAAAAAGCCATTCTGCAGAACAAGCAGAATTACTCTATAGCGGGTGATCCCTCCGCTCTGCAAGAACGGCTTCTGCAGATTGTTGAAGAGACCGATGCCGATGAGTTCATCATCGCATCGCAAATTTTCGACCATTCGGCCCAGTTGCATTCCTATGAGCTCATAGCCCAGCTTTTTAAGGAGAACTAG
- a CDS encoding class D sortase: protein MKKRSGLSIAVKLIFILSLCVLIYSVVQILKAPAEARHALNDWDKKREEAVSLQVPEEETPLPAGMVNLSGEKSISRTDYTGGEVIGEIYFPRLDKRVAILEGTERPQLKKGAGHYEGSAAIGAIGNSVLAGHRDTVFRGLGNLEVHDLIELETAEGKFIYEVTGSLIVDGDERGAIKQSDTPVLTLITCYPFSYVGSAPDRYLLSASLLRQEPLSREAE, encoded by the coding sequence ATGAAGAAGCGTTCCGGGCTATCCATTGCCGTGAAGCTGATCTTCATACTCTCTTTGTGTGTACTGATCTATTCTGTAGTGCAAATCTTAAAAGCACCCGCTGAAGCCCGCCATGCCCTAAACGATTGGGACAAAAAGAGGGAGGAAGCCGTCAGTCTCCAGGTGCCGGAAGAAGAAACTCCGCTGCCCGCAGGGATGGTCAATCTCTCTGGAGAGAAAAGCATTTCCAGAACCGATTATACCGGGGGCGAAGTTATTGGAGAGATTTATTTTCCGAGGCTGGATAAACGGGTGGCGATTCTGGAAGGAACGGAGCGCCCCCAATTGAAAAAAGGCGCAGGGCATTATGAAGGGAGCGCAGCGATTGGCGCCATCGGCAACAGCGTGCTGGCCGGCCATCGCGATACAGTGTTTCGCGGCCTTGGCAATCTGGAAGTCCATGATCTGATCGAGCTGGAGACCGCCGAAGGAAAATTCATTTATGAAGTTACCGGCAGTCTCATTGTAGACGGCGATGAACGGGGGGCGATTAAGCAGAGTGATACACCGGTGCTTACCTTGATCACCTGCTATCCTTTCTCCTACGTCGGCTCTGCGCCTGACCGTTACCTGCTCTCGGCGTCATTGCTCCGGCAGGAGCCGCTGTCCCGCGAAGCGGAATAA
- the pepT gene encoding peptidase T has translation MKDELIKRFVSYAEMDTQSDEDSDTCPSTPGQMVLARKLVDELSELGLAEVTVDEHGYVMATLPANSDKEVPTIGFLAHLDTATDFTGAGVKPQIVENYDGNDIVLNKALNVVLSTESFPELPGYKGHTLITTDGTTLLGADNKAGIAEIMTAMAYLLEHPEIKHGKIRVAFTPDEEIGRGPHKFDVAAFGASYAYTVDGGPLGELEYESFNAAAAKISFKGVNVHPGTAKGKMIHSSKIAMAFHLRLPSGEAPEFTDGYEGFYHLISMQGSAEHSKLHYIIRDFDRTQFENRKANISAIVDEFKSTYGDENIVLELNDQYYNMREKIEPVRHIVDIAHEAMENLGITPVIRPIRGGTDGSQLSYMGLPTPNIFTGGENFHGKFEYASVDVMLKSVQVIVEIAKLFEQKA, from the coding sequence TTGAAAGATGAGCTGATCAAACGTTTTGTGTCTTATGCTGAGATGGATACCCAATCGGATGAAGACAGTGATACCTGTCCTTCCACTCCGGGGCAGATGGTGCTGGCCCGTAAGCTCGTTGATGAGCTTAGCGAACTAGGACTTGCGGAGGTTACGGTGGACGAGCATGGTTATGTCATGGCTACCCTTCCCGCCAACAGCGACAAGGAAGTTCCGACGATTGGCTTCCTGGCGCATTTGGATACCGCGACAGATTTCACCGGCGCCGGTGTAAAACCGCAAATTGTCGAGAATTATGACGGGAACGACATTGTGCTGAACAAGGCGCTGAATGTGGTCCTCTCCACGGAGAGTTTCCCTGAGCTGCCCGGGTATAAGGGACATACCCTGATTACGACAGATGGGACTACGTTGCTGGGAGCAGACAACAAGGCCGGAATCGCCGAGATTATGACCGCGATGGCGTATCTTCTGGAGCATCCGGAAATTAAGCATGGCAAGATTAGAGTCGCCTTCACCCCCGATGAGGAAATCGGACGCGGACCGCATAAATTCGATGTCGCCGCCTTCGGCGCTTCCTACGCCTACACCGTTGATGGAGGGCCTCTGGGAGAACTGGAATATGAGAGCTTTAATGCTGCTGCCGCCAAAATCAGCTTCAAAGGCGTCAACGTGCATCCCGGCACCGCCAAAGGAAAAATGATCCATTCGTCCAAAATCGCCATGGCCTTCCACCTCCGGCTGCCATCCGGCGAGGCTCCTGAATTTACGGACGGCTATGAAGGCTTCTACCATTTGATCTCCATGCAGGGATCGGCGGAGCACAGCAAGCTGCATTACATTATCCGCGACTTTGACCGCACCCAGTTCGAGAACCGCAAAGCGAATATTTCTGCGATTGTAGATGAATTCAAATCCACTTATGGCGATGAGAACATTGTGCTGGAATTGAATGACCAATATTATAATATGCGTGAAAAAATCGAGCCGGTCCGCCATATCGTCGATATTGCCCACGAAGCGATGGAGAACCTCGGCATAACACCGGTCATTCGCCCGATCCGCGGCGGGACAGACGGTTCACAGCTCTCCTACATGGGACTCCCGACTCCGAACATTTTTACCGGGGGCGAAAATTTCCACGGCAAATTCGAGTACGCTTCTGTAGATGTTATGCTGAAATCCGTCCAGGTTATCGTTGAGATTGCCAAGCTGTTTGAGCAAAAGGCATAG
- a CDS encoding NADH-dependent flavin oxidoreductase — MSTDYSPLLESYRFENGISLKNRVVMAPMTNFSSNEDGTVSGPELQYYARRSKGAGLVITACVYVTRGGKGFAGEFGADRDELIPSLRELAEAIKGAGAKAVLQIFHGGRQCPPELLPDGQTVSASNVPAELPRGGHGPVPRALSEEEITGIIADFGAATRRAIEAGFDGVEIHGANGYLLQQFFSPHSNTREDRWGGSLENRLTFPLAVLREVKHAVKEHTSSPFLVGYRFSPEEPETPGITMAETFALIDALKEEGLDYLHVSQQDLWSKPHRGTDDSRPRIEQIVDRAGDGVPVIGVGSLYKADDALKSLETGISLVALGRPLLIDPDWVQKVAEGRAADIKTELDPSAQAELVIPDPLWGALIHTPGWMPIKA, encoded by the coding sequence ATGTCTACAGATTATAGTCCACTGCTGGAATCCTACCGGTTCGAAAACGGGATTTCATTAAAAAATCGTGTCGTTATGGCACCGATGACCAACTTTTCTTCCAATGAGGACGGTACGGTATCCGGTCCCGAATTGCAATATTATGCCCGCCGCTCCAAAGGTGCGGGACTGGTGATTACGGCCTGTGTATATGTGACGCGGGGCGGTAAAGGTTTTGCCGGCGAATTCGGTGCAGACCGTGATGAACTGATTCCAAGCCTGCGCGAGTTGGCTGAAGCAATCAAGGGTGCAGGCGCGAAGGCAGTTCTGCAGATTTTCCACGGCGGCCGCCAGTGTCCTCCTGAGCTGCTTCCGGATGGCCAGACGGTCAGCGCGAGCAATGTTCCGGCTGAGCTGCCGCGCGGAGGTCACGGTCCTGTTCCTCGTGCGCTGAGCGAAGAAGAAATTACCGGCATTATTGCCGACTTCGGCGCGGCTACACGCCGGGCCATAGAGGCCGGCTTCGACGGCGTGGAGATTCATGGGGCGAACGGCTATTTGCTGCAGCAATTCTTCTCCCCGCATTCCAACACACGCGAAGACCGCTGGGGCGGCAGCCTGGAGAACCGGCTGACTTTCCCGCTCGCCGTGCTGCGTGAGGTCAAACATGCGGTGAAGGAGCATACTTCGTCGCCGTTTCTGGTCGGCTACCGCTTCTCACCCGAGGAGCCGGAAACGCCGGGGATTACGATGGCCGAGACCTTTGCGCTGATTGATGCGCTGAAGGAGGAGGGGCTGGACTATCTGCATGTTTCGCAGCAGGATCTGTGGTCCAAGCCTCACCGCGGCACGGACGACAGCCGTCCACGGATTGAGCAGATTGTGGACCGTGCAGGAGATGGTGTTCCGGTTATTGGTGTCGGCTCCCTGTATAAGGCCGATGATGCGCTGAAGAGCCTGGAGACCGGAATCAGCCTGGTAGCTCTGGGCCGCCCGCTGCTGATTGATCCGGACTGGGTACAGAAGGTTGCCGAAGGGCGAGCTGCTGACATTAAGACAGAACTTGATCCTTCAGCTCAGGCGGAGCTTGTAATACCGGACCCGCTATGGGGCGCATTAATCCATACGCCAGGCTGGATGCCGATCAAAGCCTAA